A stretch of DNA from Malus sylvestris chromosome 9, drMalSylv7.2, whole genome shotgun sequence:
TCTTCCAAATTTATTAGGTGTCACCGAGTGTGACATGCTTCATGTAAATTTGTCGTCACAACGTCTCTATTTTAAGTAAGTTTAGTGGGTTGAAGACCCCCCGAGTTGCATATTTTGTTCGAAGATAGTTCGGAATTTATTTATGGATTGACATTTGAGGATAGGTCTTTTATGTTGTGCGggacattttttttcctttgactGAGGTGAAATTCCCGACAAGATTTTATCGAAATTCAATATGCACACTATCCTTAATTTATATGTATTCTAAATTTACTTGCAATGAATTATCGTACTTctatgaagaagaaaaaggaaataagtaagtttaaattaaaaatggtAAAAATGTTGCCTCAACATCTCAATTTTATTTAAGTCCACTGGCACAACATGACCGTTTTATGTAAGTACGTTCCCGTTCCAAGATTCCAGCTCATTCGACAGGATAGGTCAGTGGAGcaaatcaaaccaaaacaaCGCAGAGAGGATCTTAGGTTACTTGATTACattcgttcattgtatattattttgttaatttttattaattattgtttataattaattttaaataaaaaaaattacaataatttataaCTACATGTTCTACATTgaataaatataatttaaaaatcttcaaaatcctcacaaaaagaatcCATGAATATCCTCACACAAAACAACCAATtatttaacaacaaaaaataaatgaaatttgACGAACCCAAGGAGCGTACTACGTACAATAGTAGAACGCAATTTATTATCTGCATGTGCATAGTTAATCCATGTTAGGTAAGGCTTTAAACGGTCGAGTTTGTGGGACAACGTGAGAGGGTGGACCCACGACGTAAGGCCCAAAGTCAAAAGTGGAGGAGAAGATGGTCGACTGGTTCGTCGCGTCAAACACGTGGGTCCCGCCATCTCGATCCGCACGTTATTCCGCTAAAGTCATAAAACCCCCTCACCTCCCCCCCCCCACTCTTCTCACCGTCACTCCCCTCCGCCGtacaaaattacaaagaaaagCCAGAAGAGGAAAGAAGAAGCTCTCCACCTTTCACGATGCTCTGCTTCTCCAAGAACCAGAGCATGGAACGCCATGTCATCGCCGTCCTGCTCCTCCTTTCTGTCTTTTCATCTCTAGCGGGTAAAATGCTGAGCAATTTTACAATGTTCTCCTTCTCTGTATCTTGTAATGGTGTTTTGGATTCTGATATGTTGTTTTGTGATGCGTTTTGCAGATGCTGCCTCGGTCGGAGTGAACTATGGGAGAATCGCCGACAACCTGCCGTCGGCGTACAAGGTGGTGCAACTTCTGAAGTCCCAAGGATTGGAGCGGGTCAAGGTCTTCGACTCCGACCCGGCCGTGCTCCGGGCCCTAGCTGGATCCGACATCAAGGTCACCGTCGACCTCCCCAACGAGCTCCTCTCCTCCGCCGCCAAGTCTCAGTCTTTCGCTACCAACTGGGTCCAGCGAAACGTCGTCGCTTACCACCCCAACACCCAGATCGAAGCTATCGGCGTCGGCAATGAGGTCTTCGTTGACACCCACCACACCACCAAGTTCCTCATCTCCGCTATGAAAAACATCCACACCGCCCTCGTCCACTTCAAGCTCGAGTCCTCCATCAAAGTCTCCTCCCCCATTGCCCTCAGCGCCCTGCAAAACTCCTACCCGTCTTCCGCCGGCTCATTCCGTCCCGAACTCGTTGAACCCGTTTTCAAGCCCATGCTAGAGTTCCTTCGTCAAACCGGGTCCTATCTCATGGTCAACTGCTACCCCTACTTCGCTTACGAGTCAAACTCTGACGTCATCCCCTTGGACTATGCCCTCTTCCGTGAAAACCCTGGAGTCGTGGACGCCGGCAACGGCCTCCGTTATTTCAACCTCTTCGACGCCCAGATCGATGCCGTTTTCGCCGCCATGTCGGCGTTGAAGTACGACGACATCAACATGGTTGTGTCGGAAACGGGCTGGCCGTCCAAAGGCGACTCGGTTGAAGTAGGCGCGAGTGTGGAGAATGCAGCCGCCTACAACGGCAACCTGGTCCGTCGAATATTGGCCGGCGGGGGGACCCCCTTGAGGCCCAAAGCAGATCTGACCGTCTATCTCTTCGCTCTATTCAACGAGGACAAGAAATTCGGTCCCACATCAGAGAGAAACTACGGGCTCTTCTTCCCCAACGAGCGGAAGGTGTACGACATACCGTTTACCGTCGAAGGGCTAAAGAACTACCACGACCGCCGGTCGCCGGTATCCGGAAACCAGCAGGTGACTGCTCCGGTCAACGGGGACGTGTCGAAGAGCTTGACCGGGAGCACGTGGTGCGTGGCGAATGGGGAGGCCGGGAAGGAGAAGCTGCAGGCGGGACTAGACTACGCTTGCGGTGAGGGCGGGGCGGACTGCCATCAGATCCAGCCGGGGTCCGCGTGTTACGATCCCAACACCCTGGAGGCCCACGCCTCATACGCTTTCAACAGTTACTACCAAAAGAAGGCACGTGGAGTCGGCACGTGCTATTTTGGCGGGGCGGCCTACGTCGTCTCTCAACCACCCAGTACGTATAACTAACTTCTCACATCCCACTCAATTGTTTTTCTGCATGTAATATAAAATAGCGGCGCATGCTAGTGTGTTATTATGGTGGTTTAGCTAAAATGCGCCGGATGGAATGGGACACTATAGTCCTTTGAGAGTCCCGCGTGAAAGCTTGACTCTGGTCCAGGAAACGTTGGAAAGTGGTGCATACTGAGCGCTGCACGCGGGTCAAGGGACAACAAATGGTGGTCACGTGACCATTGTTTGGATGTGCTGTCCTTCTACTGTTTACGTTGGTCTTACCTGCGGAAGGGTCTTTCcggatttttattttctaatctATCAAATCAAGAAATCCGTCTTAATAAGATTTAATCTAACGgttgaagttattataatttttaaaataagttCTTTTTTTAATCGGATCAAAATTTTATTGACACAAATTTTCTGATTTGATAAATCAAAGAGCAAGGGAATCGCTTTTCCTTACCTTGGGTGAACAAAGAGCAAAAGGCATAGATATTTGCTTTTCTTGGTAAAATCGTAATATTGTTTTACTAATATAAAACATTGGTGTTTGTTTCTGTTGTTCCAGAGTTTGGGAAATGTGAGCTGCCGACTGGGTACGGAAACTGAAGAATGCAAAAGGAAAAGATGATGGGGGTGTGGTTAGCAATTTTATGGCAGAGAgaggcgggggggggggggggggtttgttTAGCCTAATTCTGCTTAGCtacttgttaatttctgttttaGGGTTATTAACCTAACTATTATGTTCATAATTATATACTTAGTTGTTTCTGGTTTAATTCCTATAGCGTTGTACCTCGAGGATCTTGATTCATTAAATCTACCAAGAATCTATTATTTTTTGGACACGTGAAAAACAATTGGATGCGTTTATCTGACAGTACATTTGGATTTGGATGCTTTCTATATAGTTCATCAATAGGGATCACGGCCTCATGGGAAATAACAGCGATCTAGTATTGATTTTCCTAAAAGAATTTTCACTGGTTTAATGACTTAATATCTCAAAATAATGACTTAATAACACTGTTTTAAAAATCATTGTTTACCATCGCTTAGGTGCTAAGCAGTTAGTCACCGTCCTGATTTATATCTCTAgacttttgaaaattaagaactaGCCGTTAGGTCTGTTTAAACACCCGTCTAGATGTCCGTCCAGACTTGCCTAAGCATCCGCTTAAGCGGTGACTCTCATTTAAATAGCGCTTAGGTGGTGATTCTcatttaaatagaaaatagataatttttatttgtattttatttttttcattaaattgtAAAAAGCTTGTTAGATACTTAGATGAATACCTAATATATgcttgttttctattttttttttcttatgttttagtattttataatttatatgttgTTCTAATTTGCTGTTTATGTATTTCAATAAAttacgatatataataaatttatttaaatttgccTAATCTGTCGTCTAAGCTCTTCTTAATCTGCAACTCGCCTAGCGTCTATAATCTTTTAAAACTTTACATACTAATGTCTTGCAATTTAACTTTCAACTTAACACTTTCATTTATGATATCAAACTCAGTGTAAGTAATTTTTTTCGTCTcctattgacacaccccgtcccgaaggagggcatgctggccgtcacgtgagagtgacgtaaccatttacacagttcggaagctttaaaaaaaatacaattactaagatgaaacacccgagggtgagtcctacttttgtgaattctgtcagaacactgTTGGATTCCttgtggccaccaaagctctgctatcttgaacctggaggggcgcaaaacaaagttgagtgggtcagtaaaacaaagtttttcgaaaacatttcatttaacaaCATTTATAACTcatcgctgtaaaacctgtatactttctcagaaaatagagtatatataatcatatataaCAGCAAAACTCAAATCACAAATCTTTAATCATTTTCAAGAAAATATGTCATGCTatgcatcaaaacataataaggatgcaacattataacaggtgaaataaggaatcaaccggaacCCCGTCCAAAATTACTTTCTTTAATTCCATATCAATAAGTACACACATCCTattctcttgcataagcatgtCATCCTTCGGGACGGGATGTGTCACCTatggcattttttttttcttgtttagaTTCTTAGACAAATAGGAGGTGCCGATCACCCAAAATAAATAGAAACCAAAGAGAATAAGGTAATGACAGCCTTAGCTTCCTGCATGACAATAAAATTGCCGAATGCATAACAAGAAATTTTTTTCAGCGTAATCGGTACAGGGTGTTACACATATGTCATTAAATAAATAGTGAGATATgtatgctaaaaagttaataacttaaaaaataaaacttctcaCAATTCTTATTAAAATACATAATGTATCATTTCtgttcccgtcacaattaaaaatttatcctTGCTCAAAAGAAAAGGTACACacatgttttatatattttactcCCAATGGACGTTTGTCTTTCACAGAACCCCAAAAGTGtgcaaatttttcttacatccaCATCCACCCATGTGCCGTAGGGGCCACCCCCACTCGATACAATgcattctcttttatttttggcaATAATCACTAGGATGGGCGTGGTGCGGTTTCATTTTAATCGGAATCCGACTCGAAAAATACAGACATTTTGGTTTGTTGCAGTtcagtttaaatttattataaaaattataaagtttAGTTTACATTGATTCTGATTTGGTTAAAACTAATTTACGATTATGAATACTAAGTcatttgaaaaccaaattaaaatgttatCTAAAGTTTATTGggttttttgtcctttttatttttgcatGCTTGCATCAAATACGAGTTTTAAAATGGTTATACAAAGTAACAAAGTTACAAACAAAACATGTGTTTTTCgaggaggaggattctctctctctctctctctctctctctctctctctctctctctctctctctccctactTAAACAGTTACAATTAATCCAAAATGGTTATACCTTGCTTTTGATGATTCATACGGTTTTGTTGAATCATATGCCATGCGTACAGTTTGTAATACGCATAATGTATGCCATGTAAGCCTTGATATATATGTCGAAATTCAATTTGTTAGTAAATATTTATTTCACCTTTCGTAATTAATTGACGTTGAACAAACCACTTCGGTTTATGAGCTCTGATTGCCACAAAACGCTCAGTTTAGCATgcttaattaatccaaaataTTGTTCAAAACCCACCACTTCGGCGAGTTTTCGATCGGTGTGATTGTAACAACATTGTTTTGGTCTTCCCTCAATCTACtcatattataaatttataatttgatGGGACACTTTATATGCGATTCCTAATTATTAATATTCTTTGAATGAAATCTTGTTGATTTTCAATTGTTAATCGAAGTTCCTgaaattaatgtaataatgtatttctatatatgttactatattttttaaattaaaaattatagttgtttgtattaatgaaattttaaatttaaaaaacccataatttgtggattaaaattattaaaatataaattattctctctaatatattgtgtgtgtgtgtgtatttatgtatataaacatgggtacattcataaaaaaataacaaaaaaattattgtaccaaaatatgggtacattcttcaaaaccacacaaaaaataatatatattaggcttaataacattagtaaatttctttaattaaacatgggtacattctcaaatcaagaaaaagaatgtacccatataagtataaaagtggattagaaaaaaattgaatagattttatataaaaaagggtacattttactacaacaaattggtatatttaagaattggtacattttacgattaaaaaattgaaaaattacatgaatgggtacatataagattaaaaaattggaaacctttttataaaaaattaaggggtacaaacttattctaattttttatttttagaaatgatttgaattgaaaattagttatgagtttaataaaggtgtgagtaCTAAAATCTTAAGTcaattatgaatttttattttaaaaattatgtaattgacatgtaaattcattattgtATTAATGTTAGGGATCTGacaaaatctaaaaactaataaagttttaatcaaagaacATTAATAACTAAAGACcatatactaatttttccttataTATTCATATCATACTCTAGATACATGACATATCAACTTGATGTTTAGCCATAATGTCTAACGTGTGGGTTGAGTATTGTTTTAGCACAATTAGGCACTTTCTACCCAGTGTTTTCAAGTTTACTTGGTATTATAATGGCCACCACACGACTCTTACTTGGATGCTAAGTTATTAATAAATATTGACCATTTGCATAACTTTGTTAGTATTGTAAATCTCAAGAATAAACTTTAGCATAATAAAATCACATTACTTAAAGTAACATATCGATGTGGTACAACTACTAATTAGGAATTCTTCCTTTTACGAGAAGGATTTACATGAATAAGTTCAACCACCCTTTCATCTTGGAGTATAAAGTTATGTGTAAAACCCATTCCACATAACCTCGTATTAATAACTTGAAACGCCACAATAACAGTTAACAACTCGTACTATGGAACTAGTTctccaatttcatcaaacacaTCCTCAATGTGAACAACACTATTTATTTCATGACTTCAAAGGGGCtacataaaacaaaatttaacaCCACATTACAAGCATAACCGACATAGGAcattatttataataaatttgGTAAGTTGGTAACTAGTGACATAAACGTATTTTCTAGTTCAAAAGCTTCAAAGCTTTCCATTGTTGATTTTTGCGTTGAGTTGTTTTTCGTTGTTGATTTGGTGGTTGTTGCTGGTTAACATTAAAGCTCTTCGATTCTTCTGAGTCTCAGTAGGAAGCTTTACATCCGTTGCTAATCCAACAGCTTCAAGAAATCTTATTACGTACCAAGTAATATCAATTTGCCACCACTCTAGGCCGTGCCGAGCTGAGTGTTCAAATGCATGGTGATTGTTATGCCAACCTTCTCCATGCGCCAGCAATCCAATTAACCTAAACATATTTGATTAACTTTACTATTACTATTAATTGCTATGTAATTAAATAAGAATGCATTTAAActacaaataaaaatacaacAATACCAGTTGTTTCGAGACAAATCACCAGTATCCCATACTTGTTGCCCCCAAGTATGGCAAATTGAATTTATTCCAAAAGTAGCATGGAGAAAAATGACTGACCTCACACcctatataataatataaaaaacacAGCAAGAAGAATATTGTGATTACCAAAACAACAAGAATATTTTGATTAACAAAGCAACAAGAATATTTCGATTACCAGTCCCCAAACCAGAAAGGGTGATCCTCCCAAAGCGTAGAGGAGAACTCCAAAACCAATTGCATGAAGGGGGTACGTATAATGAAGAAATCTATAGAATGGCTGccttttcaagtctccaacatTCTTTAGTCGTGCTTCATACTGCAAAGTTTCAAAGTTAGCCAAGATCATCATTTATGCGTCGATATCTGTAGACATGCGATCAGATTATGTGATAAGAGAAATAGACGCAAACTTGTATAGAACTTAGCCTGAGCAATATTTATAAGCATGTGAGAGGTCTAGATAGTTTGCGTACACTTCCAAACCGAGAACGATAATCGAAGATCCAACCAATGTGACTATACCAAAATCCTCTAACTGGACTATGAGGGTCCTTCAATGTGTCTGTAAATTGGTGGTGAGATCGGTGTATGCTCACCCATTCAAGCGGACTTCTCTGCAAAcatttaaaaagtacaatgagTCTAACAAAATCTTCTCTGCAAACATAAATAAAAGTATATTTACCTGAAACGATAGGACTCCACAGTAAGCAAAAAAATATTCAAGCCATTTGGGAAGCTTGAAACTCCGGTGGGAAAGTTGCCTGTGGTAAGAGAGATTCA
This window harbors:
- the LOC126634367 gene encoding palmitoyl-monogalactosyldiacylglycerol delta-7 desaturase, chloroplastic-like, which encodes MGEWVTQWRVEFLGREWNVVDIGSVVVVSALHLLTLLAPFHFNWPAFWVAIALYLVVGVSVNLSYHRQLSHRSFKLPKWLEYFFAYCGVLSFQRSPLEWVSIHRSHHQFTDTLKDPHSPVRGFWYSHIGWIFDYRSRFGSYEARLKNVGDLKRQPFYRFLHYTYPLHAIGFGVLLYALGGSPFLVWGLGVRSVIFLHATFGINSICHTWGQQVWDTGDLSRNNWLIGLLAHGEGWHNNHHAFEHSARHGLEWWQIDITWYVIRFLEAVGLATDVKLPTETQKNRRALMLTSNNHQINNEKQLNAKINNGKL
- the LOC126581985 gene encoding LOW QUALITY PROTEIN: glucan endo-1,3-beta-D-glucosidase (The sequence of the model RefSeq protein was modified relative to this genomic sequence to represent the inferred CDS: deleted 1 base in 1 codon), whose protein sequence is MVDWFVASNTWVPPSRSARYSAKVIKPPHLPPPTLLPSLPSAVQNYKEKPEEERRSSPPFTMLCFSKNQSMERHVIAVLLLLSVFSSLADAASVGVNYGRIADNLPSAYKVVQLLKSQGLERVKVFDSDPAVLRALAGSDIKVTVDLPNELLSSAAKSQSFATNWVQRNVVAYHPNTQIEAIGVGNEVFVDTHHTTKFLISAMKNIHTALVHFKLESSIKVSSPIALSALQNSYPSSAGSFRPELVEPVFKPMLEFLRQTGSYLMVNCYPYFAYESNSDVIPLDYALFRENPGVVDAGNGLRYFNLFDAQIDAVFAAMSALKYDDINMVVSETGWPSKGDSVEVGASVENAAAYNGNLVRRILAGGGTPLRPKADLTVYLFALFNEDKKFGPTSERNYGLFFPNERKVYDIPFTVEGLKNYHDRRSPVSGNQQVTAPVNGDVSKSLTGSTWCVANGEAGKEKLQAGLDYACGEGGADCHQIQPGSACYDPNTLEAHASYAFNSYYQKKARGVGTCYFGGAAYVVSQPPKFGKCELPTGYGN